The following coding sequences are from one Humulus lupulus chromosome X, drHumLupu1.1, whole genome shotgun sequence window:
- the LOC133805546 gene encoding uncharacterized protein LOC133805546 codes for MDHGEQLQMNFIAAAKAYTKTECEHYMRSLDRLDRRIRPYLEKAKYETWKFGSKMGWNNSNNANGTFTKVSTATENELRHDIVSKMKYEVLPFNPIEYQVRDEKGTNFTVNIHNRTCTCNRFQEDEMHCGHAVAVIAKRNLGVYDYCAKFYKTETLKAMYEEKVHPLPHKDEWNLPQHLDIVVLPPKATITAGRPRKKRIRSRGEPKVIITCGKCGQPGHNKKTCRNPPIEKANKQKKQKS; via the exons ATGGACCATGGAGAACAGCTACAAATGAATTTCATTGCAGCAGCAAAAGCATACACAAAAACAGAATGTGAACACTACATGAGAAGCCTTGATAGACTTGACAGACGCATTAGACCCTATTTAGAGAAAGCCAAATATGAAACTTGG AAGTTTGGTTCAAAAATGGGTTGGAACAATTCAAATAATGCAAATGGAACATTCACAAAAGTGTCTACAGCAACAGAAAATGAATTGAGACATGACATTGTTTCAAAAATGAAGTATGAG GTCTTGCCTTTCAACCCAATAGAATATCAAGTTCGTGATGAAAAAGGGACCAATTTCACAGTAAATATTCACAATAGAACTTGTACATGCAATAGGTTTCAAGAAGATGAAATGCATTGTGGGCATGCAGTAGCTGTAATTGCAAAGAGAAACTTGGGAGTATATGATTACTGTGCAAAGTTTTACAAAACAGAAACTTTGAAAGCAATGTATGAAGAAAAAGTTCATCCTTTGCCCCATAAAGATGAATGGAATCTACCACAACACTTAGACATAGTGGTGCTACCTCCAAAGGCAACAATCACTGCAGGAAGaccaagaaagaaaagaataagatcaAGAGGAGAACCAAAAGTGATAATCACCTGTGGTAAATGTGGCCAACCAGGACATAACAAGAAGACTTGCAGGAATCCACCAATTGAAAAGGCAAACAAGCAAAAAAAACAAAAGTCATAG